DNA sequence from the Terriglobales bacterium genome:
CAGGTAGGCCCTCTGGGCGGCGCGGGTGGCATCCAGTTGCGCCCGACGGACGGCCCCCTCCTGGTCGCGCATCAGGAGCGTGGCCTTGCGCAGCTGGTCGCGGTTCCCGGTCAGGCTGGCGGTGAGCTGTCCGGAGAGCTGCTTTTTCAGGCGCTCCATCTGAGGCTTCAGGCGCTCCATCTCCGGGCGCAGGCGCTCCATCTGTGGGGTGAGGTGGTTGATCTCGATGTCCATCTGGTCGAGGTCGATGTCCAAGTCGTCCATCTCAAGATCCATCTCCGGGCCGAGCAGGTGCCAGGCCGAGGACTGCTCCTTGACTTCGGGCAGGACCAGGGAGAGGGTCTGCTCCCGCTTGTCGCGGATGATGCCGACGGCGACTTTGCCGGAGTGGTGAGTGCGCATGGTGCTGCGCCAGTCGCCCCGGTCGCCGACCTTCTCCTGCTCCACGCGGACGATGATATCGCCCGCCCTGAAGCCGGCGGCTTCCGCCGGACTGCCCTTCTCCACCGAGCGGACCAGGACGCCGGCGCCGTTCCTGACGCCGAAGAATTCGCCGAGCTGGGGCGTGAGGTTCTCCACCAGCAGGCCGCTGCGGCTGGAGCCGGCGAGGACGAACTCAAACTCCCGCGTGTCGATCTTGGGGATGACGACCTTGGGCATCTTCACCTTGGGTCCGACGGAGTAGGCGAAGCTCTCGTGCTTGTGGCGATCGGCCAGGGTGGCGTTCAGGGTCATGGGCTGGCCGTCGCGGCTGATGCCCAGGGCGACGGTGCGTCCCGGAGGAATCTCATGGATCATGCGGCGCAGTTGCTCCACGCTCTCCACCCGGGCTCCGTTAAACTCCAGGATGACGTCATGCTCCTTGAGCCCGGCTTTGCCGGCAGGGGCGTCCTGATCCACCATGAGGACCTCGACGCCGCGCTCTTCCTTGAGCTTGAGGTCGGCCAGGCGCTCTTTGGTGACGTCCTGGGTGTCCACCCCCAGATAGGAGCCGCTCTCGGAATCCACCCAGACGTGCTCCTCGCCGCCGACAACCTCGGCGGGCGGAACAGGGGCCACGTTCTGCGCGGCTTCGGCTGCCGGAGCCACTGCGGCCACCGGCGCCATGCCGGTGGCGCCTAGCCACACGCTGGCCGTCAGGCCCAGCAGCGAGATCAATAGGATGCGAAATGCTTTGCTCATGATGGTTCCTCCCGATAGAGAACTCTTTACTTCTTGGCCCGCAGCAACACGATGTTTCCGGAGGTGGTGCGGATCTTCAGCACCGCGCCTCCGCCATTCACTTTGCCTTCGACCAGGACCTCGTGGGGACCCCACTGGTCCGAATCCGAGACGACGCGAAGTTCGCCGAAGTCGGAGTGCACGCTGCCCTTGGAGCCGGATTCGATGGCGCCGCGGATGGTGACGCCGACGTTCGAGGGCAGATAGACGGTGACGTCGCCGGAGCTGGTCTCCAGCATGGAGTCGGTGAGCGAAGCGCCGCCGGCGAACTCGGCGATGATGCCGCCGGCGCCGGTCTCCACCTGCACGCCGCGGGTGAGGCCGGTGAGATGGATGCTGCCGCCGCCCGAGCCGGCGCTGACCTTGCCCTGGGCCGACACCACGCGGATGCTGCCGCCGCCGGTATTGGCGATGACAGTGCCGCCGGCCTCGCCGATCTCCAGGCTGCCGCCGCCGCTCTCCACCTTGACCGCGGCGCCGCACTTCAGGACGCGAATGCTGCCGCCGCCGGTTTCCGCAGAAACCGCCTGGCGGGCGGAGATCACTTCGATGGAACCGCCACCGCTGGTAGCGGCCACGCTGCCGCCGACTGACTTGATGCGGATGCTGCCCCCACCGGTTTCCACGGAGACGTCGCCGCCCATGTTGCCCAGTTCGATGGAGCCGCCGCCGCTGGAAGCGGTGGCGGGGCCTCCGATCTCATCCAACTGGATGCTGCCGCCGCCGGTTTCCACCGCCACCGTACCGGTGATGCCGTTCACGGCGATGCTGCCGCCCCCGGTATTGGCATTGACCGCGGCGGTGCCGCGGGGAGTGGTGATGTCGAAATCCACCGAGGCCTGGCGGCGGCCGTAGGAGTTGTCGAACTGGCCGCGGAAGAGGGCGATCTGGCCCTGCGACCAGGCCTGGATGCGAAAGTTGGAGAACAGCTTGCGGGCTTCTTCTTCCGAGCCCGCCTTCACCCGCTTGCGCAGGATGTAGGTGAGGTTGGATTGGGCGGCGCCATGCACCTTCACCGAGCCGGCCTCGGTGACCACCTTAATCTCGCGCGGAGCGGGAAGGCTGCCGGTGATCTCCTGCACCCAGGTGCTGCCGTCCTTGTAGACCTTGCTCTCGCTTCCGGCGGGATCGCCGCCGAGGAACAGGGTATCGGCCGAGGCCGCCAGTCCCGCCCACAGCAGGAAGGCGAACGGCCATGCGGCCCGCGACCATTTCTTCAGATTCGGTCTTAGTGCGAATGAATTCAGGCTTTTCACTTATGTCACCTTTCTCAGTCCAATTCCGGCATGGTGGCCAGCACGCGCCGGGCTTCCCGGCGGATAAAGTCGTTCTGGTCCTGTTCGGCGAGCTGTTGGAAGACTTTGCGCACGCTCGAATCCGGCTTCACCTTCTCCAGCAGGCGGATGGCCTCGATGCGCACGCCGGGATTGGAGTCCCCCAGCAAAGCCTCCAGCACGACGTTGCGTACGCGCACGTCTTCGGAGACGTAGTCCCCCAGTCCATCGAGCGCCTTCAGGCGGACGCCGGGATTGCGGTCGTAACGCAGGGCGTACATCAGGGCCTCGCGCACCCGGGTGTCGTCGGGGCGGCGGGTGAGGAGGTTGATGGAGTCCATGCGGACGCCGGAGTTCTCATTGTTGCGCGCGGCGTAGAGCAGAAGCTGCTGGATGCGGGGATCGTCCATCGAACCCTGGGCCGACTCCGGCACCAGGCGGTCGTAGCGCACCTGCACGTTGTTGGAGCCGGGCTCCTGGGTGATGCCGCGGATGCCGGCGATGGAGGACTCGTTGGGAGCGGCGGGGCTGGACCCCGGACGCGAGCCCATGCGGTAGGTGAGCAGCACGCCCGCGGTGAAGCCGACCATGAGGATGGCGGCGGCCAGGGCGGGAGCGAAGCGGATCTGTCGCAGCCAGGCGCCCGGGTCGAAGACAAAGCGCTGCCAGCCGGCGGCGGGGCGGACGGTTTCGAGCGACTCCAGCAAGCGCATACGCGAAGCGGCCACCAGGTTGGGCGTGGGCTCGATGCGAGGCAGCGCCGAGGCCTCCTGCTTCAACTCGCGGACCGAATCCGCTTCGGCGGCGCAGCCGGCGCAGCGCGCCAGATGCTGCTCCAGCTCGTGGCGGGCGTCGTCGCCCAACTCGTCATACAGATACGACGGGATGTTTTCTTTTACCCATTCACAGTTCATAAATCATTCTCAGTCTTTCCCCGCTCGCGCTCATCGCATCTCCGACAGCGTGGCTCGGAGCTTCTGGGTGGCGCGAAATAGCGTGTTCTTGGCCGTGTCCTCGGTGGTGTTGAGCATCTCGCCGATGGTGCGCAGCTTCAATCCCTGGTAGTGCTTCAGCTCGAAGACCATGCGTTCGCGCGGCGTCAGCCGCTCCAGCGCGCGTCCGATCTTGTGCCCCAGCTCGCGCCGCATCAGGTCGCGCTCCGGATTGCTGCCCGCGCGGCCGTCGGCTTGGCGGTCCAGCAGGTCGTACTCGACGCCCTGCTTGTCCACCGCCACCGGCGCCTCTTCCTTCCGCACCTGCTTCTTGCGCAGGTGGTCGAGGCAGAGGTTGGTCACGATGCGGTAGACCCAGGTGTAAAACGAACACTCAAAGCGGAAGCTGCCCAAGTTCCGGTAAGCCTTGAGGAAGGCTTCCTGGAAGATGTCCTGGGCGTCCTGCTCGGAGCGGGTGAGGTTGAGCGCCAGCCGCAGCACCGCCTGGTCGTACTGGCGGACCAGCTCCTCGAAGGCAGCGCGGTTCCCGCGTTGCGCCTCCCGGATGAGGAGGGTGTCGTCGGCTCGGCTCAGGGTCTGGCTGGCCATTCGTCCCCGTTCTCGGGGGATTACCTTGGAACCGCCTGTGAATCCGGGCCCGCTTTGGGCGGAAACGCGATACCTGGGATCGCCAACCGCCAGGGGCAGGGCCACTGCTTCGGCCGGCATGTTTGCTCCTGCTGAGTCTCCGTAAGTCTCACCTTCCGGTGTCTTGCCTTACAACCATTGGACGGAGCAGAGGCGGAACCGTAAGCAGGATTATAGCGGCCCGGAAGGCCCGGAACGCGGCTCCCAGGGCTTCCCAAAGCAGGGGTCTTTGCGCATATCCGCCCGGGGTTTTTCTCCCCGGAAGCCGGCAGAGCGAGGCCAGCTCCGATTATGATGAACCCCCATGCTCAAACCTCGGCGTCTGTTTCCCCTGTTCCTTCTCTTTTTCATCGCCTGGCCGGCAGCGCCGGTCCGGGCCCAGCAAATCTCCTACCATCGGGTGGAGCAGAGCGGCGTCGAGGAACGCCTCAAGGGCAGCCCCAATGACAACCAGGGGCGCCAGAAGAAGCTGCATCAGCTTTTTGACGCGGCCGGATGCAAGGGCGAGACCCTGACCGACGTCGAGGTCGAGGGTTCGACGCTGCCGAACGTCATCTGCAAGCTGGCGGGGGAGTCGAACTCGATCATCGTGGTGGGAGCGCACTACGACAAAGTGACAGCGGGCCAGGGGGTGGTGGACAACTGGAGCGGCGCGGCGCTGCTGGCCAGCCTGTTCGAAAGCCTGGGCAATGAGCCCCGCCGCCACACCTTCCTCTTCATCGGCTTCACCGACGAAGAAAAGGGGCTGGTGGGCTCGGCACAGTTCCTCGAGCAAACGACGGCGGAGCAACGATCCAGGATCCGTGCCATGATCAACTTGGACTCGCTCGGCCTTTCTCCTACCAAGGTCTGGCTCAGCCACGCGGACAAGGGGCTGGCGGCAGCGCTGAACAACGTGGCGCACTCCATGAAACTGCCGCTGGCCGGGGTCAACGTGGAGCAGGTGGGTTCGGCGGATTCCGAGTCCTTCGCCAAGAGCAGGATCCCCAGCCTTACCATCCACTCGGTGACGCAGGAGACCTATCCCGTCCTGCACAGCTCGCAGGACACCCTGGCCGCAATCCACATGGACGAGTACTACGACACCTACCGGCTGGTGGCCGCCTACCTGTCTTATCTCGACCAGACGCTGGCAGTGGGCAAGGAAGCTCCCGCGGCGCAAAAATAGACCCGCGCCCGGAGGCGCGGGTTCGGAGATCGAAGGCGGCGGCTACTCTCCCTTCTCCGCTTCCTTCTCTGCTTCCTTTTCCACGACCACTTTGACGCTGGCCATGACTTCCTTGTGCAGGCGGATGGCGACCTGGAACTCTCCCAGGGCCTTGATAGGGTCGTCGAGGTGCACCTTGCGGCGATCCACGGTGAAGCCTTTGGCTTCGAGCGCATCGGCGATGTCGCCGGAGGTGACGGAGCCGAACAGGTGCTCCTGCTCGCCTACCTTGCGGCGGAAGGTGAGGGTGAGCTCCTGCATCTGCTGCGCCACGCCCTCGGCGTCGGCCTTGTCGCTGGCCGAGCGGCGCTGGGCGGCGGCCTTCATCTGCTCGATGACGGCGCGGTTGCCCTTGGTGGCCTCTATGGCCAGCTTGCGCGGCAGCAGGTAGTTGCGGCCGTATCCTTCGGCCACCTTGACCACATCGCCGCGAAAACCCAGCTTGGGTACGTCTTCTTTCAGGATGACTTCCATGTCAGACTCCGGTCCTAAATTTTATCCGACGGGCGAGTCGCCCGCCGCTACACAAGACCTGCCTTGCTCAGCGGGTGGCGAAGGGCAGCAGGGCGATGTTGCGCGCCTGCTTGATGGCCGCGCCCAGGCGATGCTGGTGCGGCGTGCACACCCCGGTGATGCGCCGCGGCGTGATCTTCCCGCGCTCGTTGATGAACTGCGAGAGCATGCGAAAATCCTTGTAATTGATGCCGTCGATCTTCTCCACGCAGAACTTACACACTTTTCTGCGCCGAAAGAACTTGCGCCCTCCGTCGCGGGACGAGCCACCGGGGCGCGGTCCGCGGTCTCCGCCCGGACTGCGGCGGTATCCCCCGCCGGGCGCGGGCCGGCCCACGTGCGGCGTGCGAGCGGCGGGCGTGGAAACGGTTGGAGTGGTGGAAGTGGCAGGAGTGGCGGCCGCCGTCTCCGGCGCCGTTGCTTCGTTCTTCACTTGCTCGTCAGTCATAACTCTCCTTCGTTGTGGGCGTCCGCCAAGGCGAACGCCGGAAAATGATTACACCGTAGCCGCGGCGGCCGGTTCAGCCCCTGCCTCGGCGGCGGACTGCGGCTTGCGCTTGACCCGCGAATCGCGGATCTTCTTTACCTTCTCCAACCGCTTCTGCTCCTCGTCCACGCGCACGGTGAGGAACTTGATGACCGGCTCGGTCACTCGCATGCGGCGCTCCAGCTCGTGCACCATCTCGCCCGAGCCCTCCACGGTCAGCAGGACGTAGATGCCCTCTTGGAACTTGCGCACCGAGTAGGCCAGACGCCGCTTGCCCATGCGCTCGGTCTTCACCGTGCCGGCGCTGGAGGTGACGGAACCTTCCAGGTGAGCGATCAGCTTTTCCACTTCTTCCTCCGGCACGTCGGGCCGGATGATGAACATCACTTCGTAAATACGCGCCATCTCTTTCTCCTCAGCAGCCCTGGGGCTGCGTCATTTCTCCGGACTCTCCGCCGTACCCCGGCGGTTGAACCGGTTCATCGCCTTGCCGGCGCCCTCGGTGAGCAGCACCTTCACCGCTTCGGCGGCCGAATCCAAAAGCTCATCCACGGCCTTGTACTGCGCCTTGCGGAACGGCGAGAGCACGTACGCCGCGCCGTCCCGCACCGCACGCGCCGGAGCGATGCCCAACCGAATCCTTACGAACTCCTGCGTCTCCAGCGCACCGAAAATCGATTCCAGGCCATTGTGCCCGGCGGAGCTGCCCCGCTGGCGAACACGCATCGTGCCCAGCGGCAGGTCGAGTTCGTCGTGGATCACGATCAAGTCCCGCGACGGCTCGGCCTCGAACTTTTCCACCAGCTCCCGTACCGACATGCCACTCAGGTTCATGAAGGTCTCCGGCTTGGCCAGGAGAACTTCTTTCCCGCCGATCTCGGCCTTGCCGGTCAACGCCCGGCAGCGCCGGTTGGAGACCCGAACGCCGCACTGCTCGGCGATCCGGTCCACCGCCAGGAAGCCCATGTTGTGCGGCGTGAACTGGTACTCGATGCCCGGATTGCCGAGCCCGACGATCAGTTTCACGTCTACTCTTCGTTCCGCCGCGAATGCACGAGATCCTTCCCCTTCGGCTTGCTCAGGGTCAGGATGACGCCCGCGGGCTCGAACGCCCGCGAAAGCGGCGTCACTTTTTCTCCTTCTTCTCGGCCTTTTCCGGCTTGGCAGGAGCCGCCTCGGCCTCGGCGCCTTCCTCCGGCACCTCCTGCTTGCCCTTCTTGATGACCTCGGGCTCGGCGGGGGCGGCCGTGGCAGCTTCGGCGGCGGCTTCCGGCGTCGGCACAACCTCTTCCTTCACCGAGACGATGTGTACCACCGGCTGGTTGGCGTCGGTGAGGAATCTCCATTTGGGATCGTGCGGCAGATCGCTGACGCGCAGCACCTTGCCGAATACCAGCTCGCTCACGTCGACATCAATGTGGCTGGGGATGTCGCCGGGCAGGCACTCGATCTCCACCTCGCGCTGCACTTGCTCCAGGATGCCGCTCTGCTGCTTCACACCCGCGGCTTCGCCCTGCAGCAGCACCGGGACCTTCACCCGCAGGCGCTCGTCCATGGCGATGCGCTTCAAATCCACGTGCAGCAGCGCTCCGTACACCGGCTCGTACTGCCAGTCCACGATCATCGCCTGAGCTGACTCCCCGCCCACCTTCAGCTCGAAGATGGTGTTGTGCCCGGCCTGGGAGTTCAGGATCTGCGTGATGTGCTTGGGGTTGAGGCTGACCGCCATGGCCGGCTTTTTGGCGCCGTAGACCACGCCGGGGATGCTGCCGGCTCGGCGCAGGCGCCGAGCCACGTTCTTGCCGCGCGCCTCTTCCGTTCGCGCTTGCGCTTCCACTACGTTCACGGTTGCCGTGCTCTTCATAATCCTTTCCCTATCTCGAAACTTGACTACGAAAATAGCGTGCTGACCGAGGTCTCCTCATGGATGGACTGGATGGCGCGCGCCACCAGCCCGGCGATGGAGAGCACCTTGATCTTGGGCTCGTTGCGTCCCGCGGCGGTCAGCGGGATGGTGTTAGTGACCACCACCTGCTCCAGCCGCGACTTGGAGATGCGCTCGATGGCCGGCCCGGAGAGCACCGGATGCGAGGCACAGGCGTACACCTTGAGCGCGCCGGCGCCCAACAGGGCCTCGGCGGCGTTGACCAGCGTGCCGGCGGTGTCGACGAGGTCGTCGAGGATCAGGCAGGTGCGCCCCTTGACGTCGCCGATGACGTGCATGACCTCGGCCACGTTGATATCGGTGCGCCGCTTGTCCAGGATGGCCATGGGCGACTCCATCTTCTTGGCGAAGAAGCGCGCGCGCTCCACGCCGCCGGCGTCCGGCGAAACCACGGTCAGGTCCGGCAAATGCAATTCGCGGAAGTAGCCCACCAGCACCGGCGAGGCAAACAGGTGGTCCACCGGGATGTTGAAGAAGCCCTGGATCTGGGGAGCGTGCAGGTCCACCACCAGCGCGCGGTCGGCGCCCGCGGTGGTCAGAAGATCGGCCACCAGCTTGGACGACACCGGGACGCGCGGCTTGTCCTTGCGGTCCTGCCGGGCGTAGCCGAAATAGGGGATGACCGGGGTGATGCGCCGCGCCGAGGCGCGCTTGAGCGCGTCAATCATCAGCAGCAACTCCATCAGGTGCTGGTCCACGGGGAAGCTGGTGGGCTGCACCACGAAGACGTCCGCCCCGCGCACGTTCTCCAGGATCTGCACGTACACCTCGCCGTCGGAGAAGCGGCTGACGTTGCACTGGCCGCGGGTCATGCCCAGGAAGTTGCAGATCTCATCCGCCAGCGGCTCATTGGCCGATCCGGAGAAGATCTTGAACTTGTCGTCGCGGCGCGCGCGTTGCGGCTTGCGCTCCGGCTTGGACTGCTCGTCCGCCTGGCTCTTCTTGTCGGTCGTGGTCGCTATGGTCGCCATATTTCCTCCGCTGGTCTGGTTGAACCGCGTTGGACCCCGCTTCCTGCCCCCTGCTTCATCTCTGGCTGGGCGGCTAGGATTCGAACCTAGACTAAGTGCTCCAAAGGCACTTGACCTACCCTTAGTCGACCGCCCAAACCCCGTGTATCGTTTCTCGTGTCTCGTCTCTCGAGAAACCAGAAACGAGAAACTAGAAACCCAGCATCCGCTTCCAATACCCCCGCCGCGGCAAGGTCATGGTCGCCAGCGCCGGGATGCCCTGCTTCTTCAGCCGGGCCGCCGCTTTCTTCGCCGCCGCCGCCGAGCCAAACAGCCCATAGAGCGCCGAGCCCGAGCCGGAGAGCGACACGTACCTCGCCCCACTGGCTATCAGGGCACTCTTCACGTCACGCAATTCGGGATATTGAGGAAAGACGACCTGCTCGAAGTCGTTTTCTATCCCGGTACGGACTAGGTCGAGAAGCAGTGCCTCGGCCCGGTCCCCGCCCTTTGCGGGAACACCGGTTGGGGAACCACTCAGCCACCCCACCATCGAGTGGCTGCAAGCACTGATTCTATCGGACTCGTCGCCACCCGTCAATTTGCCGCCCGCGTCCGTCCCGGCGAGCTTGTCCCAGTCGGCAAAGGCTTGGGGAGTGGAAACACTGATCTCCGGCGTGGCCACCACACAGGACAAAGGCGGCAGATCCTCCAGGGGATAGACCTCTTCCCCGCGGCCCAGGCCCAGCACCGTCCCACCCAGCAGGAACAGCGGGACGTCGGAGCCGACCGCGGCCGCCAGGCGCATGCGCTCGGCGGCCGGAAGGCGCGCTTTGAGCGCCCGCTCCAGCCCGAAGAGCGTGGCGGCGGCGTTCGAAGAGGCCGCGCCCAGGCCTCCCTGCACCGGGAGGCGTTTCTCGATGTGGATGGTGACATGGCGGCGCGCGTCCAGCGCGGCAAGCGCCAGCTCCGCCATGCGGTGGCAAGTGTTGGACTCGTTTTCCGGCACGCCCGGGTGGCCGCAGCGAATCTCGATGCCGCGGCCGCTCGCCACCTCCACGCGCACCCGGTCGTGGAGCGCGATGGTCTGATAGACGGTGCGCAGCTCGTGGAAGCCGTCCTCGCGCCGGGGGCCGATGGCCAGCCCGAGGTTGATCTTAGCGAAGGAGCGGACGCTGACCGGCATGAGGAGAGGATTCTAAATCAGCCGTCCGCAATCCGCAGGAGAGCGTCAGGCATCCTGCGGCTGGCGGAAAGGCAGGAGGCGGCGGATGCGCTCATCTCGCAGATACAGGCCGGCCCAGACGAAGATGCCGAGAATGAGGGCGGTGGGCCAGCCGGGGTCGCCGATGCGCACGTGGGTGGCGATTGCGCCGCCGAGATAGCCGGTCATCAGGATGGCGCCCAACACCGCGGTGCGCGGGATGGCGTAGATCAGCGCCGAACCGAGTTCGAGCACACCGACGACCAGGATCGTGCTCTCCTGGTAGCCGAACTTGCTCATGCCCTCGACCACCTGCGGCGTGCGCGCGAACGCCATGGCGGCACTCGTTGCCAGCACCAGAACAGGGAGAGCGCTGAGAATCCGTCCTGTCCAGAGGAGCCAGGGCTTTTGGGTGTGCGATGTGGTAGGCATGAGTGCGCTCCTTCTTCAGGGTGAGAGATGCGGCAGCAGGGACGGTCGATTCGTCCCGAACAAAGATTTCACAGGAAAAAGAAAACAAATACCAGCAAAAAGCCTGACATCGAGGCTGCGGCTCGGTATGCTTCCCTTCGGAAAGGCAGGTCCCTCGACCCGCGCTCGCTCGGGATGACAACGTTTAATTTTGCTTTGGTATGCAACGTCGATTTTGTTTGGCATGGCAACAGTGATTCCGGAATGACAACCACCGGTTGCCGAGGTGAGGAATGCGACTGAGGCTCTCTGACCTGTGGAGCTGGCAGGGGACCATCGACCGCGGGCCCTACGCCGTTTGGGGCGTGTTGCTGTTCGCGTTCAAGCACAACCTCGACCGCGTGGTGGCTTCCTGGGTCTTCAAGGAGCCGTGGGGGATCTTCAACTACCTGCTGCCGGGCGCGGCATCTTCGCTGCTCGACCTGCCACGGAGCGAGCGGCTCTTCTTCGCCGTGATGGTGGCGATGGCGCTGCCCTTCATCTGGAGCGGCGTGGCGCTCACCCTGCGCCGGCTGCGCGACGCCGGGCTGCCCTTGCCCATGGTGGCGCTGTTCTTCGTGCCCGTGCTCAACCTGTTCTTCTTCGTGATTCTGAGCTTCGCGCCCCCGCGCCCGGCGATCGAGACGTCGGCCGCGGTCCGCGGGCAAAGCTGGCTGGATCGCGTCATCCCTAAGAGCACGCTGGGCAGCGCTGCCGTCAGCGTCCTGCTGACCCTGCCCATCACCGTCTTCCTCACGGTGGTGGGCGCTGAGTTTTTCAGGAACTACGGCTGGGGCCTGTTCATCGGCCTGCCCTTCGGCATGGGCCTGATCTCGGTCCTGATCCACGGCTATCAACGGCCGCGCAGCTTCCCCAGTTGCATCCTGGTGGCGCTGACCTCGGTGACCTTGGCGGGCGTGGCGCTGCTCGCACTGGCCCTCGAGGGCGTGGTCTGCCTGATCATGGCGGCGCCGCTGGCCATCCCGCTGGCGCTCATGGGCGGGATGATCGGCTACGTCATCCAGCGGCGGCGGCTGGAGCCGAGCCCCGTGATGGCCGCCATACTGCTGGCCCTGCCGGGATTGATGGGGCTGGAGCACGCGGCAGCGCCTCAGCCGCGAATGCTGCAAGTAACCTCTTCCGTCGTGGTCAACGCGTCGCCGGAGCAGGTGTGGCGGAACGTGGTCTCGTTCTCCGAGCTGCCGCCGCCCGACGAGTGGGTCTTCCAGA
Encoded proteins:
- a CDS encoding 50S ribosomal protein L25 gives rise to the protein MKSTATVNVVEAQARTEEARGKNVARRLRRAGSIPGVVYGAKKPAMAVSLNPKHITQILNSQAGHNTIFELKVGGESAQAMIVDWQYEPVYGALLHVDLKRIAMDERLRVKVPVLLQGEAAGVKQQSGILEQVQREVEIECLPGDIPSHIDVDVSELVFGKVLRVSDLPHDPKWRFLTDANQPVVHIVSVKEEVVPTPEAAAEAATAAPAEPEVIKKGKQEVPEEGAEAEAAPAKPEKAEKKEKK
- the rpsF gene encoding 30S ribosomal protein S6, with the protein product MARIYEVMFIIRPDVPEEEVEKLIAHLEGSVTSSAGTVKTERMGKRRLAYSVRKFQEGIYVLLTVEGSGEMVHELERRMRVTEPVIKFLTVRVDEEQKRLEKVKKIRDSRVKRKPQSAAEAGAEPAAAATV
- a CDS encoding PDZ domain-containing protein, translated to MSKAFRILLISLLGLTASVWLGATGMAPVAAVAPAAEAAQNVAPVPPAEVVGGEEHVWVDSESGSYLGVDTQDVTKERLADLKLKEERGVEVLMVDQDAPAGKAGLKEHDVILEFNGARVESVEQLRRMIHEIPPGRTVALGISRDGQPMTLNATLADRHKHESFAYSVGPKVKMPKVVIPKIDTREFEFVLAGSSRSGLLVENLTPQLGEFFGVRNGAGVLVRSVEKGSPAEAAGFRAGDIIVRVEQEKVGDRGDWRSTMRTHHSGKVAVGIIRDKREQTLSLVLPEVKEQSSAWHLLGPEMDLEMDDLDIDLDQMDIEINHLTPQMERLRPEMERLKPQMERLKKQLSGQLTASLTGNRDQLRKATLLMRDQEGAVRRAQLDATRAAQRAYLEAQRALELQRKGLDKARVMMLRKMEMD
- a CDS encoding M28 family peptidase, which codes for MLKPRRLFPLFLLFFIAWPAAPVRAQQISYHRVEQSGVEERLKGSPNDNQGRQKKLHQLFDAAGCKGETLTDVEVEGSTLPNVICKLAGESNSIIVVGAHYDKVTAGQGVVDNWSGAALLASLFESLGNEPRRHTFLFIGFTDEEKGLVGSAQFLEQTTAEQRSRIRAMINLDSLGLSPTKVWLSHADKGLAAALNNVAHSMKLPLAGVNVEQVGSADSESFAKSRIPSLTIHSVTQETYPVLHSSQDTLAAIHMDEYYDTYRLVAAYLSYLDQTLAVGKEAPAAQK
- the rplI gene encoding 50S ribosomal protein L9 encodes the protein MEVILKEDVPKLGFRGDVVKVAEGYGRNYLLPRKLAIEATKGNRAVIEQMKAAAQRRSASDKADAEGVAQQMQELTLTFRRKVGEQEHLFGSVTSGDIADALEAKGFTVDRRKVHLDDPIKALGEFQVAIRLHKEVMASVKVVVEKEAEKEAEKGE
- the ispE gene encoding 4-(cytidine 5'-diphospho)-2-C-methyl-D-erythritol kinase, producing MPVSVRSFAKINLGLAIGPRREDGFHELRTVYQTIALHDRVRVEVASGRGIEIRCGHPGVPENESNTCHRMAELALAALDARRHVTIHIEKRLPVQGGLGAASSNAAATLFGLERALKARLPAAERMRLAAAVGSDVPLFLLGGTVLGLGRGEEVYPLEDLPPLSCVVATPEISVSTPQAFADWDKLAGTDAGGKLTGGDESDRISACSHSMVGWLSGSPTGVPAKGGDRAEALLLDLVRTGIENDFEQVVFPQYPELRDVKSALIASGARYVSLSGSGSALYGLFGSAAAAKKAAARLKKQGIPALATMTLPRRGYWKRMLGF
- the pth gene encoding aminoacyl-tRNA hydrolase; protein product: MKLIVGLGNPGIEYQFTPHNMGFLAVDRIAEQCGVRVSNRRCRALTGKAEIGGKEVLLAKPETFMNLSGMSVRELVEKFEAEPSRDLIVIHDELDLPLGTMRVRQRGSSAGHNGLESIFGALETQEFVRIRLGIAPARAVRDGAAYVLSPFRKAQYKAVDELLDSAAEAVKVLLTEGAGKAMNRFNRRGTAESPEK
- a CDS encoding ribose-phosphate pyrophosphokinase, giving the protein MATIATTTDKKSQADEQSKPERKPQRARRDDKFKIFSGSANEPLADEICNFLGMTRGQCNVSRFSDGEVYVQILENVRGADVFVVQPTSFPVDQHLMELLLMIDALKRASARRITPVIPYFGYARQDRKDKPRVPVSSKLVADLLTTAGADRALVVDLHAPQIQGFFNIPVDHLFASPVLVGYFRELHLPDLTVVSPDAGGVERARFFAKKMESPMAILDKRRTDINVAEVMHVIGDVKGRTCLILDDLVDTAGTLVNAAEALLGAGALKVYACASHPVLSGPAIERISKSRLEQVVVTNTIPLTAAGRNEPKIKVLSIAGLVARAIQSIHEETSVSTLFS
- the rpsR gene encoding 30S ribosomal protein S18 — its product is MTDEQVKNEATAPETAAATPATSTTPTVSTPAARTPHVGRPAPGGGYRRSPGGDRGPRPGGSSRDGGRKFFRRRKVCKFCVEKIDGINYKDFRMLSQFINERGKITPRRITGVCTPHQHRLGAAIKQARNIALLPFATR
- a CDS encoding HEAT repeat domain-containing protein translates to MNCEWVKENIPSYLYDELGDDARHELEQHLARCAGCAAEADSVRELKQEASALPRIEPTPNLVAASRMRLLESLETVRPAAGWQRFVFDPGAWLRQIRFAPALAAAILMVGFTAGVLLTYRMGSRPGSSPAAPNESSIAGIRGITQEPGSNNVQVRYDRLVPESAQGSMDDPRIQQLLLYAARNNENSGVRMDSINLLTRRPDDTRVREALMYALRYDRNPGVRLKALDGLGDYVSEDVRVRNVVLEALLGDSNPGVRIEAIRLLEKVKPDSSVRKVFQQLAEQDQNDFIRREARRVLATMPELD
- a CDS encoding DoxX family protein is translated as MPTTSHTQKPWLLWTGRILSALPVLVLATSAAMAFARTPQVVEGMSKFGYQESTILVVGVLELGSALIYAIPRTAVLGAILMTGYLGGAIATHVRIGDPGWPTALILGIFVWAGLYLRDERIRRLLPFRQPQDA
- a CDS encoding sigma-70 family RNA polymerase sigma factor, which produces MASQTLSRADDTLLIREAQRGNRAAFEELVRQYDQAVLRLALNLTRSEQDAQDIFQEAFLKAYRNLGSFRFECSFYTWVYRIVTNLCLDHLRKKQVRKEEAPVAVDKQGVEYDLLDRQADGRAGSNPERDLMRRELGHKIGRALERLTPRERMVFELKHYQGLKLRTIGEMLNTTEDTAKNTLFRATQKLRATLSEMR